The nucleotide window CATTTATCCGGCAATTGGAAAGTTGAACTTTTTAACACGTGTTGAATATGATAATGTTcatacatttaataataattattctaCTCAACCCTCATTCATGTGTAAAAGTACTGTTTCCATTTCTACTAATGTGAAAATGAACTGATCAGTCAGATTCTATTTTGTGGTGCATCTTTTATATTCTTTCCTATTTTATTCTATCTTGATGCAGTTTAGGTCTCACTGAAGTTTCATCACATTTACATATATAGTAACGTAGCGTTAAACTCCTTGAACTGGTTGCCACGTGcatatttttggtcattttgccAATGATTCTTAGATTAAGAGCTTTTAGACCGAACAGGCTACAGTTCTTAGAGCATTGTTTCTGCTTAAGGTGGAATGAAGAGTTGCAGTTGTGTATTATAAATCTATTACCGCATATGCTTCAGCATTTCAGAGCTCATTTTCATTGTTAAAAGACTTGAACAACACATTGCAATTTAAGTAACTATTAAAcagttgaatttcttttttttcccaggacTTGGATGAAGAATCcaaaatgtatgaaagaatATTAGAGCTActgttaaaaaattcagattttaatctcaaTTCTGAGTTAAACTTACTGACCTCTTCAGAATTTAGACTTTAATACAAATGCAAAGAGGCCGCCAAATTACATCTGTAAGTTGTTTGTGCATGTCTGATTTTGGTCTCCTGAAGCTACAGACCGATGCCAGACGTGTTTTTCGGACATCCACAGGATTATCAAAAGTAGTCATTTACATCTTTTTTGCGGAtgtcaaacaaaatgttgaagagCTCCCGCTGGaacactgaaataaacatttattgattaaaaCTGTTATCTTTACCTAGAACAGCAAGGCTGcttgattgttgtttttgaaatcaGCATCTGTGATTTTCATTAAAAGGCgggtattatgtgttttccaggcatatagtACCATTCTATAGCGTAATAAAATAACTAtattactttcagttgttatgaaaatgctgtgtGTAGCGCTGGACGAAATGGTTGAAAACATATCATAATATGAGGGCTTCCtatcagtcaatatcaataattattgattagttttttgttttaaatatctgaaatattgccaaagtggtgatgtgacctttccagttttcactccactccgttattctttatttttaagcagttatgagagAAACATTGGCGGAATCTTAAACTGCTTCTGCGCCAGTTACTCAGcaagctgttgctaggtaaccaaagagtgagtgaatTCAAAAGTAagcaaagagtgagtgagttgctaggtaaccaaagagtgagtgaatTCAAAAGTAagcaaagagtgagtgagttgctaggtaaccaaagagtgagtaaATTACTTTACTTAGCTAGTTGTGAGAGGTTGAGtggctaaagcctttcctctgcctacatcccccagaatgctgttcGGTTCGGTTCAGTGACGTGATTAGAATATTCTGTAGACGAATTATCTATTGATGATTATCACGTCCATCGCAACATATATTGTTACTGAATTACTGTCCAGCTCTAGCtgcaatatatatatgtatatatatatgtatatatataacaaaaataactcaGACACATCagacatcttgaaattgggcctctgtctctttaagaagatcCTATTCTTTCAgacactccgccttcagcacaacacagaaacattcttcCATTAAGCTGTTTACAACCGTTGAACTCAAAAGTAGCTCGtctgatgagctcagcagatgtgcagttccaccagatgtttgctaactgctgctgctgctagtctgatgGATTTCTCGGTACTGCACAATTTGAGCAAGCATTTAGGAACCCCCAAATTTCTGTCACAGTAGATTTAATGATTCCTCAAACATCagtgaaagaatcaaagcaatactccaggtatgtttttgatgaaggaataacattaaaatatgaggtaatgctaaaaaaaaataattttgcacaaatttaaTACGtcggagaagaaaaaaaaagtgtctcaGTGCAAATTAATCAATATATCAGATCCCTCTACAAAGCCAGATAAGtcttaaaaaacccaaaaacatgtAACTGAGTCTGTATCTACTGTCTTGTGTGCTAATAAATAATTGCCAGTTTGGGCTGTAAAGCAGTTAGCAACACTTTGGAATTGTTGGTGCAATGGTTGATGTCAATACTCACTGGAAACGTCCCTGTGGAGAGATCCTACAGAGCGTGAGAATGCTTTCATAAGGTAAGCCAAAGTTTGATTTACAGAGACTGAAACACATGAATTAGCCTTTAGTTGCCGTACTTTacagcagcattaaattaatatatattgttttataattcaGTCTAAATTACTTGGATTGGTGAGCTTCCTGGTTGTCATAAATTGACCCATCGCTCTGCAGCTTGCCATAGTGGAGCGACTTTGTGAAGTTGGACGGGTGGATCCAGGAGGAATGTAAATCAATGCCCTGAGAACCGTCTGCAACCTCAGTTCAAATGGACATGGCTTCATCTTCAGAGGCTGAAACAAGAACACTGGGACATTTTATATTCACATGCATAAAAATGCTGGGTAAAGTGCAGAAAAATTGCAGGGTAGGGTAGGGTAAGGGTAGGATTAGGGTTAGGATAGGATGGCACATTTCTCACCTGAAGTTAGATGTTTTTGTAAGGATTTTCAAAATTGGATCTTGTATTACTTCAACGTTTTAATAGGATAAAGGTTGGACTTCTATGAAACGACTGTAGTAACAATTTAATCCTTATGGCTactgccatttttaaaaaaaagtttcaagatttaaaagtaaaataacttcattttaaGAAGCACTTGATAAATGTTGCTTCAACACAAAAGCGCAATctttatacaaatattttaaaaactcaattaaGGTTTGAAATTCATTCTTGCTATGGTAATATTTTCCGTTTATTTTCCCcccattgtttgttttgtattttaatagaCTACTATTTTTTAGATAATCATATCTTTTGAGGAGAATCCCTAATtcttaataaagataaaaacaggagaagatAGCAGCTCCCCCCGCTGGACGAAATAcgtacagcacctggtatttcCATCCGGGTTCCCGTACAGTGCGTGGTGCGCGCACCCACTGAGGGCCCTGTTGTGGCGGGAAAATCGATAGAGTTGAAGCTAGATAGTTGCTGACCAagtttatgttagtttacttcGTTTGGTTTGCTCATAAACATCAATCTGAAGAGATTATAAAGACCCgtctaatttaattttagaattCAGCTCCTTAGTAAACTCTTAACTGAACGTTAGTCTATTTTTGTTGACgcttagcattagcatttaCTCTTTAACatttcgttttctttttttaatagtcagaggttttcaaaaatggcagcaagaaaacaaatgaagaaaaagctactagaagagaaaacagagaaaaatgtttatgattttcCCGCAGGAGACGATAAAAAGGAGCTCAGCGGCTCAGAGGATGACATCAGGGAAGGTAAGGTAGCTGATTTCTGAAGATGGCGTCTTTTTTCACAGCTCTGAAAATTTACGAGTGTGCGTAAGATCAAAATGGGAGAAAATTAAACCTTTCAAGCATGCGTTTTCACACGTTTTTTAAACCCCTTTTTTGTTCCAAGATGAGACGCCAATTGTGGACAAGCTGTCAAAGAAAAGGCCTGCACCTGATTTTGATGAGGAGGGAACAGCATGTGCCGTGGGGTATATATCTCTTACATTATTCCTCTTTGCATATAAACTTTaggtatttaaaaatgattggtATCAcacttcatttctttaaaaacagtgTGAAGTGACAATATCAATAAATGATTACATAGATTCTCAAATATTTCATATTGTTAgtgtctgaaaaagaaaaaaaactaagtagATTCAGTTCAATAGAGTTTCCACCATTTATGCTGAATAATTGTAAAGGCTGAGTGTTTTCACTGGTTCATTTGACTTTCTCCCCTCCTTTCTACTTGTTTAGAAATGAAGTCCAGTCTATGTTGGAGAAATTTGGAGGTAAGCAGTTGGCTTTTTGGTCATTACTTGTTTACATTGATTAGATACCCTAAACTGGAGGATTGTCCAGGTATCCATCCGAgtattttgcttaaaaatactCAGgttcattttcttaaatgggtcccagaaaacaaacaactgatactgttataaaatctattttttttgcCCTTGTGTTACTTTGTCATGTGtctttctatttgtcttaaacTTAAGTTTAACTTCTGTTGTAGAATGGAGCTGCAGGTTTGTTAGTCATTATGGCTTGGAGTTAGATAGAAACACTTTGtgtctgaataaaaatgcttctCTGTCTTGTTCTTTACTTGTAGCTGATATCAGTAAAGTGATGCAGGCCAAGAAGAAACGCCTGGAGTGTCTGACAAAAAACTACATGAAGGGAAGCCAGCACAAGCTGGAGCAGCTGTGGACCAACTACCATGGACAGAGGTTCTTCTTTCTGTGACTTTAAGAAAACTCAGAGAACTGCTGAAGCACCAATTGCTTCTCACTGAGTAGTTCTCCAGACCTCCTCATAGGCCTTTTAAAGAtgctcttctctttttttctgttagatgatcttataattttttatgaacATTCAGCTCCAGGCTCtgatgtgtctttttttttcattttggattcaTACTTTGAGATTAGAATTATTATTGGCCCAAATAATTAATATATCAGCAactgtaaaaacagcaaaaacccaaacaaaaacacgAAGGGACTTGTAGAAAAACTGGAGAACCATTCATAGAGGCTGCAAGAAGTAGGAAGAAAGATGAACTGAATCAGGAATTTACTTTACAGGTAAACTATAAATATGTCAAAGCagtgaaaacatgaatttataTTAAAGTTAGAATAGCTGGTGTACTTTTTTCCAGATCAAGTGACTAGTAGTTACCACTCttaatatgtatgtttttttcagaGAATGATCTTTTTGAGTGTTTATGCtccaattaacaattaattgatcactaaattagttgacaattattccaataattgattaatcacaattaattgtttcaacccAACTTTATATGCTCTATTATATTgtatttgtattgtattttctgtaaaggaaGAAGATGACCCAGCAGTATCATCAGCAGGTTTCTTCTGCGCTGCAGCAGTGGGAGGTTGAAGCTCAGCGAGccgaggagcaggaggagaagcTCAATGTCAGTTTATCCGCTTCATCAAATTTATGGCGCACTACAGACTGTGAAAACACGATGTGACCAGTGTTTGCATTGACTTTTTTCATAGCAAGAAGGATGGTGTGACAGTTGTTTTCTGGTAGCTTTCTTGATCtgtgaacattttgtgtttactgaCTGCACAGAGATTTTAATAAGTCCCAGATTccattcacagcaaatactatagtccacatatgtcagagtcaaggcccgcgggccacacccggcccgcgagaagattttctacggcccctgggatgatcttgatttattattagaaccggcacGCGcgccccggtccgcaggaaatttacgaaggcttgggccggtccgctgcactagaccaaatgcgtcatatttaaaaaaatctcaatgaacattcgatcagtccggccctcggcttgtagctaaattttttatttggccctccgtccatttgactttgacacccctgctatagacagtttgatttaaaaaaaacccccacaatgTTGATAGTTATTCTTTGTCCTTTGTGTTCACAGAATTTGTTTCGGCAGCAGCTGAAAGTCCTGCAGCAGGCCCGAGTCGTGCAGAACCAGAAGCTGAAAGCCGTCAGAGAGCTGTATGAGCAGTTCATGAAGGTGAGTCTGTCTATATTTACTGAGTAATTCCTAACTCAATGGTGTCATCATGTTTGCTACATGTGACTGGACTtgaattattacattaaaaacccTTTAACTGTGCTGCCTTTTAGAGAGGTCAGCTCAAAACTGATTATTAAGCAATTGTGACAATTAATCATATAAACATTTGGCatagtttgcatttttattagaaatacataaaaaaattcaaacaaataattcaataatttttttgaatatAATATCAGGCAACAATtttgttgcctaaaatgcaataactcAGCCTTTGTTtagtgaacattttatttttgtagtgtctgcagctaaaatatatttataacatcaaaatatgaaaagctcagttctttctgcttgacttaactTCAATGCAGTGTacaacagattattttaaattatttttcaaaataaccaATCAATACTTGAATagaaaaaggtgcttaatagaagattttttttaactgaatgaatgaatttgaGCTCTGTACTAAAGTACTAAATTACTTGATGATTACTTCAATAATCATCATAATTTGTTAATTTGGTTGTTTCAccctaaaacaaaatgtgtacCCAAAATTAAGTCAATATATTTCAGGAAGTACCAGGTAAGTGTGGGAATGTGTTGTTGGAGTATTTCACATGGTCCCCAGAagtcaaaaaagacaaaaacagtcaGAAATAACAACACTTAAAGTACTGACATTCAATATATAGCAGGCTGTTGACTTATGGACGTTAGTTTAATACATTGTCATTGTGTGACAGGACTGAACCTGCagttgcagaaagaaaatattctgacttattgagaaaatatttgtattttagttGTGACATCATGTTTAAGTGAAACAATAACCTGAAGTTTTTGCTGTTTCCCTCCAGaacatggaggacatggagaaAAACCACGAGATGTTCCTGCAAGGAACGCAGCAGGAACTGAGGAAGGAGATGGCCACCCTGCAGAAAAAGATTCTCATGGACACGGTGAGATTTGGGCTGCATTCATACCCAgtctgttttaatcaaactccagtgtatttgtctagaaagttcagtttgttttgtggaggtgtgaatacgcaaccaaactctgatgcagactAAAAAAGGGAATCCTGGTCCGTCTACAAACCTCGATcttggttcagttgaagtgaactctggtgcggtttgaatgccTATGTAAATGCCAAGCAGACCAGAAACCGCTCCAAAAGAAGGAATCAGACTATAGCACAGAGCACTCTGGGTAAACATAACCGAAACAGACACGAGAGTCTAGGGGAAGAAATCCTACAATCACTAAAGTCTGACACCAATGgaccatttttgtttacatttccagAAGAAGGAAATTGGGCTCAGTGtgtttttcagaggtttttgtgtcgtttccttcagtggttcttggagcagcgccaccacaggtgaggaggggaacagatttttccaaagtaaatgcaacaaatgttgcaactttgtcCCTAATCAGGTGTGATTAACACACTATAGTTTCATTTGCGCAAATATACTGGGAAAAATATTGCAACTTCTGGCACTTTTGAGCAGGTGCCAGGTGTGATCAGGTCCCAGAAGAACTTAGATGCATTTCTAAGTTCCTCAGGATTTCTTGGTTTGGCCTCAGAATCAGCATATTTGATGTCACTCCCACAGGTTTCTATTGGATTACGTTCCAGGGTTTGGGCTGGTCACTTCTTAACTTCCATCTTGTAGGTTCTGATTACTTACCTGCTTGTTTGGGTTATCATCAGGTTCAAACTTCAATTTTAAGGTCA belongs to Gambusia affinis linkage group LG08, SWU_Gaff_1.0, whole genome shotgun sequence and includes:
- the sycp3 gene encoding synaptonemal complex protein 3; this encodes MAARKQMKKKLLEEKTEKNVYDFPAGDDKKELSGSEDDIREDETPIVDKLSKKRPAPDFDEEGTACAVGNEVQSMLEKFGADISKVMQAKKKRLECLTKNYMKGSQHKLEQLWTNYHGQRKKMTQQYHQQVSSALQQWEVEAQRAEEQEEKLNNLFRQQLKVLQQARVVQNQKLKAVRELYEQFMKNMEDMEKNHEMFLQGTQQELRKEMATLQKKILMDTQQQEMATVRKSLQSMLF